Proteins encoded by one window of Salmonirosea aquatica:
- a CDS encoding sensor histidine kinase gives MQTYEGLRFFLDGMLYMMALFSLLSYLQQRKAIYWQYALYIVCITFTFYLNDLDYGRVDYQPGTNYLISVLESLAFAMYISFAIQLIGIRESDPRSYRILRIMLLVLVIETVFESLLFLGGASNGIKSLSYTLFRFALAAGALVVVPRLLQLRQPVVSYFITGSLLFVAGCLLALFINYIPAIFTRSLDSPFSFPVTYMELGVVGEVLCFTLGMSLRNRENELEKIRVQQQLIEQLRENEQKQQKLLKIRDDIARDLHDELGADLASISMVSHAAVHQMNTNPALARQSLRQIGETARKVIRVMREIVWSLHSAHDSADHFVVRLRETAHTMFEHHPIQLHFDFGEDKATVPSFVRRDLYLIYKELLHNTLRHAEAKNVHIQFNATRDTIELSVQDDGCGFDITTCPPGNGLLSLRQRAKTLHGHLTIDSSATKGTLTSFTCPVLETSQ, from the coding sequence ATGCAGACGTACGAGGGACTTCGGTTTTTTCTGGATGGTATGCTCTACATGATGGCTCTGTTTTCATTACTGAGCTACCTACAGCAACGCAAGGCGATTTACTGGCAGTATGCTCTGTACATCGTATGCATCACTTTTACCTTCTACCTCAATGACCTGGATTACGGACGGGTCGATTACCAGCCCGGAACCAATTACCTCATATCGGTACTGGAATCCCTGGCTTTTGCCATGTATATCAGTTTTGCCATACAACTTATCGGGATTCGGGAAAGTGACCCGCGAAGTTACCGTATTCTGCGGATCATGCTTCTGGTACTGGTCATCGAAACCGTTTTCGAAAGCTTACTCTTCCTGGGGGGAGCATCCAACGGAATCAAGAGCCTGAGCTACACTCTGTTTCGCTTTGCGTTGGCCGCGGGGGCGCTGGTGGTGGTACCACGTCTGCTGCAGCTCCGGCAGCCTGTGGTGTCCTATTTCATAACGGGTTCGCTACTGTTTGTGGCGGGCTGTTTGCTGGCACTTTTCATCAATTACATTCCGGCTATTTTCACCCGTTCGCTCGACAGTCCGTTCAGCTTTCCGGTTACGTATATGGAGTTGGGGGTCGTGGGCGAGGTACTGTGCTTTACATTGGGTATGTCGCTCAGGAACCGGGAAAACGAACTTGAAAAGATCAGAGTACAACAACAGCTTATCGAGCAACTACGTGAAAACGAGCAAAAACAGCAAAAACTTCTGAAAATCCGGGATGATATCGCCCGAGACCTTCACGACGAACTCGGTGCCGACCTGGCGAGCATTAGTATGGTAAGCCACGCGGCGGTCCACCAGATGAACACGAACCCCGCGCTGGCACGGCAGTCGCTCCGGCAGATTGGTGAAACGGCCCGAAAGGTGATCCGGGTTATGCGCGAGATCGTATGGAGCCTGCATTCGGCCCATGATTCGGCCGATCATTTTGTGGTACGGCTGCGCGAAACCGCCCATACTATGTTCGAACACCATCCCATTCAGCTCCATTTTGATTTCGGGGAAGACAAGGCCACGGTACCCTCATTTGTCCGACGGGATTTGTATTTGATTTATAAGGAACTCCTGCATAACACATTGCGCCACGCCGAAGCCAAAAATGTTCACATTCAGTTCAATGCTACGCGCGACACGATCGAACTGTCGGTGCAGGATGACGGCTGTGGTTTCGATATTACGACTTGTCCGCCCGGCAACGGACTGTTGAGTCTGCGGCAGCGGGCGAAAACCCTGCACGGACACCTGACCATCGACAGTAGTGCCACGAAGGGTACCCTCACCTCTTTTACCTGCCCCGTATTGGAAACCTCGCAATGA